The segment CATCGGCACGGACATCGGTGCCCTGATGGGCGGCGCGATCGTCACCGAGCGCATCTTCAACATCCACGGCGTCGGATACCAGCTCTACCAGGGCATTCTGCGGCAGAACTCACCGACCGTCGTGGGCTTCGTGACGATCCTGGTGCTGGTCTTCCTGCTCGCGAACCTCCTCGTCGACCTGCTGTACGCCGTCCTCGACCCGAGGATCCGCTATGCCTGAGTCCTACGTCCCCAAGGAAGCCATGGGCCACGGCGACGGCGGGTCCGCCGCACTGGCCATCGGCGAGGCGGAGTCGCTGGAACGGCGGCCCGGTGCGGCCCCGCCCGGCGCCGGGGCCCCCGTCGGCAAACCGCGCAGCCTGTGGAGCGACGCCTGGCACGACCTGTGCCGCAACCCGGTCTTCGTGCTCTCCGCGCTGGTCATCCTCTTCCTGGTGGTCATCGCGATCTGGCCGCAGCTGATCGCCACCGGCAACCCCTACCGCGCCGACCTCGCCAAGGCGCAGCAGGGCTCCCAGCCCGGCCACCCCTTCGGCTTCGACACCCAGGGCCGGGACGTCTACACCCGGGTCGTCTACGGCGCCCGCGCCTCCATCACCGTCGGCGTCTGCGCCACGACCGGTGCGGCGCTGCTCGGCAGCCTGCTGGGCGGACTGGCCGGGTTCTTCGGCGGCTGGGGCGACACCCTGCTCTCCCGGCTCGCCGACATCTTCTTCGGCATCCCGGTGATCCTCGGCGGTCTGGTCTTCCTCTCCATGGTCACCAGCACCACGGTCTGGCCGGTGGTCGGCTTCATCGTGCTGCTCGGCTGGCCGCAGATCTCCCGTATCGCCCGCGGCTCCGTCGTGACCGCCAAACAGAACGACTACGTCCAGGCCGCGCGGGCGCTGGGCGCGGGCAACCGGCGGCTGCTGCTGCGGCATATCGCGCCGAACGCCGTCGCGCCGGTCATCGTCGTCGCCACCATCGCCCTCGGCACCTTCATCGCGCTGGAGGCGACGCTCTCGTACCTCGGCGCGGGCCTGAAGCCGCCCACCGTCTCCTGGGGCATCGACATCTCCACGGCCTCCCCCTACATCCGCAGCGCGCCGCACATGCTGCTGTGGCCCGCGGGAGCGCTGAGCATCACGGTGCTGGCGTTCATCCTGCTCGGCGACGCGGTGCGCGACGCCCTCGACCCCAAGTTGCGCTGAGGAGCCGGAAGATGACGAACGAGGACGCGCGGTCCGCCGGCGCCGGTACGGCCCTGCTCGACGTGCGGGACCTACGGGTCGAGTTCCGTACCCGGGACGGCGTGGCCAAGGCCGTCAACGGCGTCAGCTACCGCGTGGCGCCCGGCCAGACGCTGGCGGTGCTCGGCGAATCCGGCTCCGGCAAGTCCGTCACCGCCCAGGCCGTGATGGGCATCCTGGACTCGCCCCCAGGACGCGTCACCGGCGGCGAAGTCGTCTTCCAGGGGCGCGATCTGCTCACCCTGCGCAAGGACGAACGGCGCAGGGTCCGCGGCGCGAAGATGGCGATGATCTTCCAGGACGCACTGTCCGCGCTGAACCCGGTGCTCAGCGTCGGCGCCCAGCTCGGGGAGATGTTCCAGGTCCACGAGGGGATGTCCCGTAAGGACGCCCGCGGCAGAGCCGTGGAACTGATGGAGCGGGTCGGCATCCCGGCGGCCAGGGAGCGGGTGGGCGACTATCCGCACCAGTTCTCCGGCGGGATGCGCCAGCGCATCATGATCGCGATGGCGCTGGCCCTCGGCCCGGACCTGATCATTGCGGACGAGCCGACCACTGCACTGGACGTCACCGTGCAGGCGCAGGTGATGGACCTGCTGGCCGAGCTCCAGCGCGAGCTGACCATGGGGCTGATCCTGATCACCCACGACCTGGGGGTGGTCGCCGATGTCGCCGACACCATCGCGGTGATGTACGCCGGCCGGATCGTCGAGACCGCCCCCGTCCACCAGCTCTACCGGGCGCCCGCCCACCCGTACACCCGCGGCCTGCTGGACTCCGTCCCGCGGCTGGACCAGAAGGGCCGGCGGCTGTACGCGATCAAGGGCATGCCGCCCAGCCTCACGGCCATTCCGCCCGGTTGCCCCTTCCACCCGCGCTGTCCGCTGGCCCAGGACATCTGCCGGACCGACCCGCCGCCGCTGTACGAGGCCGGACCCGGCCGGGCCAGCGCCTGCCACTTCTGGAAGGAGACCCTCCATGGCGCACGATGACGGCGGCGGCCCGGCAGCCGGCCCGGGGACCCCGATCCTGGAGATCCGCGACCTGGTCAAACACTTCCCGCTCACCCGGGGGGTGCTCTTCCGGAAACAGGTCGGCGCGGTCAAGGCCGTCGACGGGGTCTCCTTCGACCTCCACCAGGGCGAGACGCTCGGCATCGTCGGCGAATCGGGCTGCGGCAAGTCCACCGTCGCCAGGCTGCTGGTCGGCCTCGAACGTCCGACGTCCGGTCAGATCCGTTACCGGGGCGAGGACATCAGCACCCTCTCGGCCCGCGCCCTGCGGGCCGTACGCCGCAACATCCAGATGGTGTTCCAGGACCCCTACACCTCCCTGAATCCCCGGATGACCGTCGGCGACATCATCGGTGAGCCCTACGAGATCCACCCCGAGGCGGCCCCTAAGCGGGACCGCCGCAGAAAGGTCCAGGAACTCCTGGAAGTGGTGGGGCTCAACCCCGAGTTCATCCACCGCTATCCGCACCAGTTCTCCGGCGGCCAGCGCCAGCGCATCGGGATCGCCCGCGGCCTGGCGCTGCGCCCGGAGATCATCGTCGCCGATGAGCCGGTCTCCGCGCTGGATGTCTCGGTCCAGGCGCAAGTGGTCAATCTGCTGGAGGAGTTGCAGCGGGAGTTCGCGCTGTCGTACGTCTTCATCGCCCACGATCTGTCGGTCGTACGGCATATCTCCGACCGGGTCGCGGTGATGTACCTGGGCCGGCTGGCCGAGACCGGCACCCAGGAGCAGATCTACGACCACCCCACGCACCCGTACACCCAGGCCCTGCTGTCCGCCGTGCCCGTACCCGACCCGGACGCCCGCACCCACCGGGACCGCATCCTGCTGGCCGGCGATGTCCCGTCACCCGCGAACCCGCCCTCCGGCTGCCGCTTTCGCACCCGCTGCTGGAAGGCCCGGCAGCTGTGCACCGACGTCGTCCCGCCGCTGGACGTGCCCGAGGAGTTCCGCGGGACGGCGAGCCCGGCCGGGCACGCCTCGGCCTGCCACTTCGCGGAGGAGCGGCACGTGGTGCCGAGCGAGTAGCCGTACGGGCCGGAGGCCGTGCACGGCACCCGGAAACGCCAGGAGCCCGCCTCCCGTAGGGGAAGCGGGCTCCGGCTCCGGACGGAGGGTCACTCGGCCGTGTCGGTGTCCTTGGCCGCCGCGGACTCCTCGATCGCGGCCAGCGCCGGGTCGAGGATGATGTCCTCGCCGCGGGCCGCGGTCGTCGGCTCCTCGGGGAAGTGACAGGCGGTGAGGTGCCCGGCCCCGTTCCCGCCGATCTGCACGAGCGGCGGCTCCTCTGTGGCGCACTTGTCCTGCGCCTTCCAGCACCGCGTACGGAACCGGCAGCCGGAGGGCGGGTTGACCGGGGAGGGGACGTCACCGGCGAGGCGGATGCGCTCGCGGTCCTCCTCCTCGTTCTCCACCAGCTTGGCCTCGGGCACCGCCGAGAGCAGCGCGTGGGTGTAGGGGTGGCGCGGCCGGTTGTAGATCTCGTCGCGGCTCCCCACCTCCACGATCTTGCCGAGGTACATCACCGCGACCCGCTCGCTGAAGTGCCGCACGATCGCCAGGTCGTGGGCGATGAACAGGAACGCGATGCCCAGTTCCCGCTGGAGCTTCTGGAGCAGGTTGACGACCTGCGCCTGGATCGAGACATCGAGCGCGGAGACCGGCTCGTCGGCGACGATCAGCTTCGGCTCCAGGGCGAGCGCCCGGGCCACCCCGATCCGCTGGCGCTGACCGCCGGAGAACTCGTGCGGGAAGCGGTTGTAGTGCTCCGGGTTGAGACCGACGGTCTCCAGGAGTTCCTGGACCCGCTTCTCCCGGCCGCCGGGCGGGTTGATCCCGTTGATCTCCATCGGGCCGCCGATGATGGTGCCGACGGTCTGCCGCGGGTTCAGCGAGGCATACGGGTCCTGGAAGATCATCTGGATCTCGGAGCGGATCGGCGCCAGCTCCTTGCGGCCCGCGTGGGTGATGTCCCGGCCCGCGTAGGTGATCTTGCCGGAGGTCGGCTCCATGAGCCGGGTGAGCAGCCGTCCGGTGGTGGACTTGCCGCAGCCCGACTCACCGACCAGACCGAAGCTCTCACCGGCGTGCACGGTCAGGTCGACGCCGTCGACCGCCTGGACCGCGCCGACCTTCCGCTTGAACGGGAAGCCCCCGTGGATCGGGAAGTGCTTGGTGAGGCCCTCGGCGGTGAGCAGCGGCTCGCCCGGGGTGGGCGCGGCGTCACGGGGCGCCGGGAGGGTGACGTTCTCTGCCATGGTGATAGCTCCCTAGCCCAGCCGGGGCTTGATCTGCTCGGTGAAGAGGGTCTGCTTCTGCTCGGCACTCAGGTGGCACGCGGCGGCGCGCCCCAGCTCCAGCAGCGGCCGCTCGTCGGCGCAGCGGGCGCCGCCGACCTCGCCGGTGAAGCCGCAGCGCGGGTGGAACCCGCAGCCGGAGGGCGGGGTGAGCAGGCTCGGCGGCGTCCCGGGGATCGGGTGCAGCTCCTCGTGGACGTCCGAGCTGAGCCGGGGCATCGAGCTCAGCAGGCCCCAGGTGTACGGGTGCTGCGGCCGGCCGAGGATCTCCTTGACCGAGCCCCGCTCCACGGCGCGGCCCGCGTACATCACCAGCAGGTCGTCCGCGACGTTGGCGACCACGCCGAGGTCGTGGGTGATCAGGATGATCGCGGAGCCGAACTCCTGCTGGAGGTCCTTGAGGAGGTCCAGGATCTGCGCCTGGACGGTGACGTCCAGGGCGGTGGTCGGCTCGTCGGCGATCAGCAGCTGGGGGTTGCAGACCAGCGACATGGCGATCATCGCGCGCTGGCGCATACCGCCGGAGAACTGGTGCGGATAGTCGTCCACCCGCAGATTGGGCTGCGGGATACCGACCTTGGTCAGCATCTCGATGGCGCGCTGCCGGCCCTCGCGCTTGCTGGCGCCGGTGTGCTTGATGAACGGCTCCGCGATCTGCCGGCCGACCGTGTAGTACGGCGACAGGGCGGTCAGCGCGTCCTGGAAGATCATGGCCATCTTGTTGCCGCGGAGCTTCTCCAGGGTCTTCTCCCTGGCGCCGGTCAACTCCTGGCCGTCCAGCGTGATCTCGCCGGTGATCTCGGTGCTCTTGGGGTTGTGCAGTCCCAGCACGGCGAGGTTGGTGACGGACTTGCCGGATCCCGATTCGCCGACGATGCCGAGCGTCTGCCCGCGTTCGAGGTCGAAGGAGAGGCCGTCGACCGCCTTGACGATGCCGTCCTCGGTGGAGAACCGGACATGCAGGTCGCGGACGGAGAGGAAGGGGTCCGATCCGGCCGGGACCGGCGCGTCCTCGGTCTTGGTGAGTGTGGTCACTTGGGCTCTCCTAGGACAGGCGCACGCGCGGGTCGATGAGGGCGTACGTCGCATCCACGATGATGTTGAACACCAGGATCAGGGCGGCGCTGAAGATCAGCACGCCGAGGACCATGGGCAGATCGAGGGTGGTGACGGAGTTGATGGCCAGCCGGCCGAGGCCCGCCAGCGAGAAGGTGTACTCGGTGATCATGGCGCCGCCGAACAGCGAGCTCAGGTCGATGCCGAGGATCGTGACGATCGGGATCAGCGAACCGCGCCAGGCGTAGCGGAGGAAGACGTAACGCGCCGGCATGCCCTTGGCCTTGGCGGTGCGGACGTGCTCCTCCTGGAGCTGCTCGATCATCGTCGAGCGCGACATACGGGTGTACTGGGCGGTGAAGATCGTCGACATCACCAGCCACGGCAGCAGCAGGCCCATGAACCAGCCGCCCGGGTCGCTGGTGAGCTCCACGTACTTGGGCGAGGCCATGATGCCGCTGTAGACGAAGATGCCGAGGACGATCGGGCCCAGGATGTAGATCTGCACCGAGCTGAGCACCATGGAAGCGCCGGTGACCGTCTTGTCCAGCACCGAGCCCTTCTTCCAGGCGGCGAGCAGACCGGCACCGAGGCCGATCACCAGGAACGCGATCGCGCCGCCGACGGCCAGCGACGCCGTGGTGGGCAGCCGGTCCATCATCGTCGTCCAGACGTCCTGCTTGGTGGCGAAGGAGTAGCCGAAGCAGGGGGCGTTGCAGTGCCCGACGGAGTAGTCGCGGCCCGCGAAGATGCCGACGAGGAAGTCCCAGTACTGCGTCGGCAGGGGCTTGTCGAGACCGAGGTTCTGATGGATCAGGGCCACGTTGTCGGCGGTGCAGTTCTTGCCGCACGCCATCATGGCCGGGTCACCCGTGGCGAAGAACACGAAGAAGGTGAAGGCGCTCAGCAGGAGAAGGATGACGACCGCGCCGAAGATCCGGCGGAATAGAAAGGGAAGCATGGCAGTTCGCTGCTCTCAGGACGGCGGCTGTGGGGAGTGACGGAGTGGCGGGAAGGCCCCGGAGAGCGCACGCTCCGCCGTGCCGCGCGCTCTCCGGAACACCTTCCGGTGCTTGCTTCTGTGTGCGTCTTACTTCTTGAGGAACAGCGTGTTCACGTCCATGTAGTTGGTGTCGCTGTTGTAGCGGGCACCACCCACGTTGGAACCGTGCAGCTGGAGGGTCTTGGTGTAGAAGACCGGGGCGGCCGGGTTGACCTTCTCCACGATGTACTTGTGCAGCTTCTGCCACTCCGCGGTCTGCTGCTTGATGTCCGTGATCTTCTGGATGCGGTCGATCTCTTCGCTGATGTGCTTGTCACGGACGTGCGAGTAGTTGGCCGCGCCGTCCTGGATCTGACGGGGGTCGTACGACGGCGGGATGACGGTCGAGGCGTCCGCCCAGTCCTGGCCCCAGCCGGTCATGTAGATGTCGAAGCCGTTGTCGACCTTGCCCATCTGCTGGTACCAGGAGGCCGCGTCGACCTCCTTCTTCTGGACGTCGAAGCCGGCCTTGTTCAGGGCGTCCTCGATGACCGCGGCTTCCTTCTGGCGGATCTCGGTGTTGGAGTAGGCGTAGACGAGCTTCATGCCCGTCTTGCCGGCCTCCTTGAGGAGCTTCTTGGCCTTCTCCGGCTCACCGTTGGGGTGCGTGAGCTTGCCGTAGGGGTCGTAGCCCTTCTGGTAGCCCGCCACGGTCGGGGCGAGCAGACCGCCGGCGATCTCACCGCCGTAGCTGCCGCCGTTGATGCGGACGATCTGGGCGTTCGGCATGGCGTAGGTGATCGCATCGCGGATCTTCTTGTCCTTGATGCGGTCCATGTTCATGTTCATCTGCCAGACGTAGGGCTGGTAGCCCTGCACCAGGCGCTTGCTGGCGCTGGCGTTGTCCAGCACCTGCTTGGTCTGCGTCGGCTCCACCGCGTTGGTGAAGCTGATCGCGTTCTTGGACTCACCCTGGTCGGCCATCAGCCGCTTGGTGGAGTCCGAGAACTGGTGGTTGAAGGTGATGTCGAAGCCGTCGACGTACTGGTGCCGGGTCGGGTCCGTCTTCGGGTCCCAGTTGGTGTTGCGCACCAGCTTCGCGGACTTGCCCTCCTTGAAGGAGGCGAACTTGTACGGGCCGGCGCAGACCGGCTTGACGTCGTAGTTCTCCTTGGTGTCCTTCGCGCCCTCGGGGACCACGCTGTAGCCCGCCATGGCGAGTGCGTAGGGCACCTGCGACTGCGGCTTCTTGAAGTGGAAGACGACGGTCTTCTCGTCCGGGGTGTCCAGCACCGTCTTGGGCAGGTGGTCACCCTTGTACGGACCGTCCGGCAGCGCCTTGCGGTACGTGGTGCCCTCGCCCGACAGCCAGGTCTGCATGTAGGTCGGGCCGTCGGTGATGAACTTCGCGTACATCCGCTCGAAGGTGTGGCGGATGTCCTTCGAGGTGATCGGCTTGCCGTCCTCGAACTTTATGCCGTCCTTGAGCGTGTACTTCCACGTCTTGCCGCCGTCGGACATCTGGCCGGCGTCGGTGGCGAGGTCACCGACGACCGTCTTCTTGCCCGCGTCGTCCTGCTTGTACGTGGTCAGACCACGGAAGATCAGCTTGGACAGGTCGCCCAGGTCGCTGACGTACATCTGCGCCGGGTCCAGGTGGTTGAAGCTGTCACGCTGGAAGACACGCATGGTGCCGCCCTTGCGGGACCCCTTGACCTCGGCGGCCGGGCCGGTGGAGTCGGCGGCCGTGCCGAGCGCCACGGTCTTGGACTGCGCGGCGGCGTCCTTGTCCGTCTGGGACTTGTCCTTGCCGCTGCTGCCGCCGCTGCTGCATCCGGTGAGCGCGAGTGAACCGGCCGCCAGGGCCACGATCACGGCGCGTGCTCTGCGCGTAGATAGTGCGTTCATGAGGTTCCAAGCACCTGCCTGTCGGTTGTTGTCCAGATGTGCTGCCTGACGCAACCGGTACGAGCCCGGCCCGGGGGTGACAGCGCCCCCCTCATGTGGACGATCAGCGCCCGGACTTGGGATCGAAGGCGTCCCGGACCGAGTCCCCGAGCAGGTTGAAGCACAGCACGAAGATCACCATCGCGGCGCCGGGGAAGAGAAGGAAGGTCGGGTCGTTCTCGTAGACCATGCCGGCCGTGTGGAACAGCCGCCCCCAGTCCGGGGTCGGTTCCATGATGCCGACGCCCAGGAAGGACAGGCCGGCCTCCGCCGTGACGAACAGCGGGAGCATGTAGGTGGCCTGCACCAGGATCGGCGTGACCACGTTGGGCAGCAGTTCCTTGCGGATGATGCGCCAGGGAGAGGCGCCGGTGATCTTCGCGGCCTCGACGAACTCCCGCTCACGCAGGGACAGCACCTGGCCGCGCAGCAGACGGGCCAGACCCATCCACCCCAGTGCCCACTGCACCAGGATGAGCGCGACCACCCGCACATAGGTCGGGGTCTCGTCGCCCGGCGGGATGAAGAACGCCACGACCACGGGCATGAAGGCCACGAAGGTCAGCTGGCTGGGGAAGGCGAGCAGGAAGTCGATGATCCGGCCCAGCCAGTAGTCGGTCCGGCCGCCCACATAGCCGGCCGTGACGCCCAGGAGGGTGCCGGTGATGACCACCAGGATGGTCACGGCCACCGAGATGCCCAGGGACGTCCGCATGCCGTAGATCAGGGACGTGAACAGATCGCGGCCGAGGGCCGGTTCGATGCCGAACCAGAAGTCCCCGGAGATACCGCCGTTGGCACCCATCGGATAGCCGAACTCGTCGAAGAGGCTCGGGTCCTCGTTGCCGTAGAAGGTGTACGGGTTCTTGCCGTACAGCGAGGCGATCACCGGAGCCAGCGCGGCCACGACGAAGAAGGCCAGCACAATGACCGCGCAGAT is part of the Streptomyces platensis genome and harbors:
- a CDS encoding ABC transporter permease → MPESYVPKEAMGHGDGGSAALAIGEAESLERRPGAAPPGAGAPVGKPRSLWSDAWHDLCRNPVFVLSALVILFLVVIAIWPQLIATGNPYRADLAKAQQGSQPGHPFGFDTQGRDVYTRVVYGARASITVGVCATTGAALLGSLLGGLAGFFGGWGDTLLSRLADIFFGIPVILGGLVFLSMVTSTTVWPVVGFIVLLGWPQISRIARGSVVTAKQNDYVQAARALGAGNRRLLLRHIAPNAVAPVIVVATIALGTFIALEATLSYLGAGLKPPTVSWGIDISTASPYIRSAPHMLLWPAGALSITVLAFILLGDAVRDALDPKLR
- a CDS encoding ABC transporter ATP-binding protein; the protein is MTNEDARSAGAGTALLDVRDLRVEFRTRDGVAKAVNGVSYRVAPGQTLAVLGESGSGKSVTAQAVMGILDSPPGRVTGGEVVFQGRDLLTLRKDERRRVRGAKMAMIFQDALSALNPVLSVGAQLGEMFQVHEGMSRKDARGRAVELMERVGIPAARERVGDYPHQFSGGMRQRIMIAMALALGPDLIIADEPTTALDVTVQAQVMDLLAELQRELTMGLILITHDLGVVADVADTIAVMYAGRIVETAPVHQLYRAPAHPYTRGLLDSVPRLDQKGRRLYAIKGMPPSLTAIPPGCPFHPRCPLAQDICRTDPPPLYEAGPGRASACHFWKETLHGAR
- a CDS encoding ABC transporter ATP-binding protein — its product is MAHDDGGGPAAGPGTPILEIRDLVKHFPLTRGVLFRKQVGAVKAVDGVSFDLHQGETLGIVGESGCGKSTVARLLVGLERPTSGQIRYRGEDISTLSARALRAVRRNIQMVFQDPYTSLNPRMTVGDIIGEPYEIHPEAAPKRDRRRKVQELLEVVGLNPEFIHRYPHQFSGGQRQRIGIARGLALRPEIIVADEPVSALDVSVQAQVVNLLEELQREFALSYVFIAHDLSVVRHISDRVAVMYLGRLAETGTQEQIYDHPTHPYTQALLSAVPVPDPDARTHRDRILLAGDVPSPANPPSGCRFRTRCWKARQLCTDVVPPLDVPEEFRGTASPAGHASACHFAEERHVVPSE
- a CDS encoding ABC transporter ATP-binding protein; protein product: MAENVTLPAPRDAAPTPGEPLLTAEGLTKHFPIHGGFPFKRKVGAVQAVDGVDLTVHAGESFGLVGESGCGKSTTGRLLTRLMEPTSGKITYAGRDITHAGRKELAPIRSEIQMIFQDPYASLNPRQTVGTIIGGPMEINGINPPGGREKRVQELLETVGLNPEHYNRFPHEFSGGQRQRIGVARALALEPKLIVADEPVSALDVSIQAQVVNLLQKLQRELGIAFLFIAHDLAIVRHFSERVAVMYLGKIVEVGSRDEIYNRPRHPYTHALLSAVPEAKLVENEEEDRERIRLAGDVPSPVNPPSGCRFRTRCWKAQDKCATEEPPLVQIGGNGAGHLTACHFPEEPTTAARGEDIILDPALAAIEESAAAKDTDTAE
- a CDS encoding ABC transporter ATP-binding protein; protein product: MTTLTKTEDAPVPAGSDPFLSVRDLHVRFSTEDGIVKAVDGLSFDLERGQTLGIVGESGSGKSVTNLAVLGLHNPKSTEITGEITLDGQELTGAREKTLEKLRGNKMAMIFQDALTALSPYYTVGRQIAEPFIKHTGASKREGRQRAIEMLTKVGIPQPNLRVDDYPHQFSGGMRQRAMIAMSLVCNPQLLIADEPTTALDVTVQAQILDLLKDLQQEFGSAIILITHDLGVVANVADDLLVMYAGRAVERGSVKEILGRPQHPYTWGLLSSMPRLSSDVHEELHPIPGTPPSLLTPPSGCGFHPRCGFTGEVGGARCADERPLLELGRAAACHLSAEQKQTLFTEQIKPRLG
- a CDS encoding ABC transporter permease, which codes for MLPFLFRRIFGAVVILLLLSAFTFFVFFATGDPAMMACGKNCTADNVALIHQNLGLDKPLPTQYWDFLVGIFAGRDYSVGHCNAPCFGYSFATKQDVWTTMMDRLPTTASLAVGGAIAFLVIGLGAGLLAAWKKGSVLDKTVTGASMVLSSVQIYILGPIVLGIFVYSGIMASPKYVELTSDPGGWFMGLLLPWLVMSTIFTAQYTRMSRSTMIEQLQEEHVRTAKAKGMPARYVFLRYAWRGSLIPIVTILGIDLSSLFGGAMITEYTFSLAGLGRLAINSVTTLDLPMVLGVLIFSAALILVFNIIVDATYALIDPRVRLS
- a CDS encoding ABC transporter substrate-binding protein; the encoded protein is MNALSTRRARAVIVALAAGSLALTGCSSGGSSGKDKSQTDKDAAAQSKTVALGTAADSTGPAAEVKGSRKGGTMRVFQRDSFNHLDPAQMYVSDLGDLSKLIFRGLTTYKQDDAGKKTVVGDLATDAGQMSDGGKTWKYTLKDGIKFEDGKPITSKDIRHTFERMYAKFITDGPTYMQTWLSGEGTTYRKALPDGPYKGDHLPKTVLDTPDEKTVVFHFKKPQSQVPYALAMAGYSVVPEGAKDTKENYDVKPVCAGPYKFASFKEGKSAKLVRNTNWDPKTDPTRHQYVDGFDITFNHQFSDSTKRLMADQGESKNAISFTNAVEPTQTKQVLDNASASKRLVQGYQPYVWQMNMNMDRIKDKKIRDAITYAMPNAQIVRINGGSYGGEIAGGLLAPTVAGYQKGYDPYGKLTHPNGEPEKAKKLLKEAGKTGMKLVYAYSNTEIRQKEAAVIEDALNKAGFDVQKKEVDAASWYQQMGKVDNGFDIYMTGWGQDWADASTVIPPSYDPRQIQDGAANYSHVRDKHISEEIDRIQKITDIKQQTAEWQKLHKYIVEKVNPAAPVFYTKTLQLHGSNVGGARYNSDTNYMDVNTLFLKK
- a CDS encoding ABC transporter permease, with the protein product MTSPSQTAATKSDPPGLDSKGLKKTKDGKDGELVGRSPGQLMWRRFKRDRTGVICAVIVLAFFVVAALAPVIASLYGKNPYTFYGNEDPSLFDEFGYPMGANGGISGDFWFGIEPALGRDLFTSLIYGMRTSLGISVAVTILVVITGTLLGVTAGYVGGRTDYWLGRIIDFLLAFPSQLTFVAFMPVVVAFFIPPGDETPTYVRVVALILVQWALGWMGLARLLRGQVLSLREREFVEAAKITGASPWRIIRKELLPNVVTPILVQATYMLPLFVTAEAGLSFLGVGIMEPTPDWGRLFHTAGMVYENDPTFLLFPGAAMVIFVLCFNLLGDSVRDAFDPKSGR